The window TATGGATAAGGATGGGGATGATGCAAAATCACCAGACCCACCCTCACTACAGAATATACAACCTCTTGTATCCAGTTTTCCATCACGATTTGGGCATGTAAAGCCCCCATTAATGGCTATTTTATAGACTTTTTCCCCATACAGTTCTTTTAAATAGTGATTAAGTGAATGATAGGGTTTATCTCCCCAATAATTCATAAGGTGTGCCACTTCCTTCTGATCTTTCTTTTTCTTTTGTAGAGCGAATTTTTTTACACAAGGCCACTAATTGACGCCACTCTGCTTCTGTTGATATATTTTTAACCATTTCAATGAACTCCAGTTTTATATTAAACAAAACGTTTTGTTTTACAATGGTCTCATCACCATATTTGACATTGAGAATCTTAGATATGACATTAATTGTATCATCTGGTAAGCTTCCAGGCAAGTAGGAATAGATACTGTCCAAAATCTTTTCTATGGCGTCATACTGTTTTTCAAAAGGATTACCTTTATAATGTTCAATGTAATGATTGAGGGATTGTATATCAAAAAAAATAACATTGTCAATGTCGGAGTAATCGTAATTAATGAGTACATCTCTGAATTGATTGAGTTTATTTTCTAGTTCAATTTCGCTTATGATGTCTGTCATATAATTCACCCTTTTATTTTTGTCTATATAGATAATATATGCGAGAGCCATTGAAATAAACAAACAAAAAAAACCACTTTTTTTAATTTCTTCATAAGAAAAAGAAAAAGTGGGACAATACATGGTATGGAAATATTTCATTGTTTAAAACGCAAAATTTTCAAATGAAAACATGTACGTGTACATACAATCATGACGGATTGTATTTATTTGGATTTTTGGCTTTTAGCATAGAGTAAATAAGAATACACATAGAGATAGCCAATACTGATAAACATAAGGATTAAAAGAACGGTGATAGCCGTTTCACTTCTGATTAAACCACTTATAATAAAAAGAAGACCATCAATCATAAACACATAACCACCGATATAGTGGGTTTTCTTCCAATTATCCTCATCAGCTAAAGCCCAGGGTGTTTTAATACCTACAAAATAGTTATGACGAAATTGTGGCATATAATTACCCATAATGATAAATAATACACCAATACCTACAGGAACGATCAGATCAATATTAAGGTTTGCTCCCAGGGAAATAGCAATAACTGTCCAATTGATTAAAATAAGAAATAAAGTTGTGAAAAAAATAATTTTGGAATAGGCTGGACCATGCTTTTTGTAATTATCTCTACGAGGATCAATATGCGGTAACACTTTTTTTAGGACAGCCAGTGCAAGTGGTAGAGCACCAATAATAAGCACCATGTATTTAGGATCATAGCGGTCCACTTCACCACGCATATTCCAATGCATTGGCACTTGTTCCGGTAATCGATTGTAAATGATGAATGTACCTATAAGGGATAAAAGTGACAGTATAATCACCATGTTATTTTTTTTCATGGGAATCATCCTTTCCAGTAAAATCATAGAACCATTTTATAATGGATTGAAATGATGTGGTATTAAGGGAATAGATAATATTTTGACCTTGACGCTCCGTAAAAACAAGCTTGGAGTTTTTTAATATATTCAAATGATGGCTGATAGAGGGTTTACTAATATTGAAAGAATCCGCTATATCGCCAGCAGTCATATCGCGTTCATATAATAATTCTAAGATCCTTCTACGCGTTGGATCAGATAAAGCTTTAAAAACATCATTCATGGTATCACTCCTGTGTCATAGCTTTTATTTATCTACTTTTGAGAATGAAAGAGAAAGCTATTACAACGTATTTAGACGACTATCTAAATATACTACTTTTAATATAATATAACGTAGGATGAATGTCAACTATAGAAAGTTGACATACCATTTAATCATACTCTATTAGATGTTTATTTTTTTAATCCCGTGGTCAGTTAATGTCAAACAGAAGCTACATATGAAATGTTTAATGTTTTTTATTGACCAAAATAACGGCTTCAGCCACACGATCCGATACACCTTCATCAAAAGGTTTTGGTAATATATATTCTTCTGAAATGGCATCATCAGGTACCATAGAAGCGATAGCATAGGCAGCAGCAAGCTTCATTTCCTCTGTAATTTGCTTAGCACGACAGGCAAGAGCACCACGAAAGATACCAGGAAAAGCTAGGACATTATTCACTTGGTTAGGAAAATCAGAGCGACCTGTACCCATAACCCTTACACCTGCTTCTTTGGCTAAGTCTGGCATAATCTCGGGAACGGGATTAGCCATGGCGAATACAATGGCATCTGGATGCATGGTAGAAACCATCTCTTCTGTCACAATACCTGGTGCAGACACGCCAATAAAGATATCAGCATCCACAAGTGCATCTGCCAATGAGCCTCTATCCTGAGACGGGTTTGTTATCCGGGCAATTTCCTCTTGAGCCCAATTCATGTTAGGTGCACCTTCATATAATATACCACTCTTATCACACATGAGCACGTTTTTGAAGCCTTCTTCAAGCATGAGTTTGCATGTAGCAATACCTGCTGAACCAGCCCCGTTAATGACCACTTTACAATGTTCGGCTTTTTTATCCACAAGTTTTAACCCATTAATGACGCCAGCCAATACCACGATGGCAGTTCCGTGTTGGTCATCATGAAAAACAGGTATATCCAAGGTCTCTTTTAAGCGTTTCTCAATTTCAAAGCATCGGGGAGCGGCAATATCTTCTAAGTTAATACCCCCAAAGGTAGGAGCGAGATAGGTTACGGTTTTAATGATTGCTTCAGTATCTGTTGTATCAAGGCATATGGGGATGGCATTGACGCCAGCAAATTCCTTAAATAGAACAGCTTTTCCTTCCATAACAGGCAGGGCAGCTTCAGGGCCAATATCACCTAGACCCAATACAGCTGTACCATCGGAGATAACCGCAACTGTATTGCCTTTGAAGGTGTATTTGTACACATCTTCTTTATGTTCATGTATGCGACGGCAAGGTTCTGCAACACCTGGGGTATAAGCGATGGATAGAGCATCTTTATTATCAACTTTTGACTTGGCAACGATTTCTAACTTTCCTTGCCACTTTTCATGTAAAACAAGGGATTTTTCATTTATATTCATATTATCCACACCACCTATTCATGTAATGAACAGCCTTTCGATTTCCTTAGTGATAATCATATAACACATGTGAAAATATATCAAGATAAAATCATGAAAAATGTTGCTAACATCATAGGATTATATTATCCTATAATTAGGTGAAAAAGGAAGTTATTTGACATATCCTAATACATCCGACATAGACATGATATACCACTTTACAGATAGACATCAGCGTTATAGGGTAACGTACGTAATGAAGGAGGAAGGTTACAATGGAAAAAAAATATGTCATGGCGTTGGATCAAGGAACAACCAGCTGTAGAGCCATCCTATTTGATAAAAAAGGTGAAGTCGTAGAAGTGGCTCAGAAAGAATTTGGTCAGATTTATCCAAAGCCAGGTTGGGTGGAACATGATGCCATGGAAATTTGGGGTACTCAGAGCGGTGTTATGCGAGAAGTGTTAGAAAAAGCAGGCATTCATGTTAACCAAGTAGCATCTATTGGCATTACCAATCAAAGAGAAACAACGGTTGTATGGGACAAGCATACAGGGAAACCTATCTATAACGCCATTGTTTGGCAATCAAGGCAGACAGCCGATATATGTGAGGTATTAAAAGAAAAAGGGTTAGAAAACTATATACGCGAGCATACAGGGCTAGTCATTGATGCTTATTTTTCAGGGACAAAAATTAAGTGGATTTTAGAACATGTGGAAGGTGCTAGAGAAAAAGCTGCTCAAGGAGACTTACTATTTGGTACCATGGATACGTGGCTGATCTGGAACATGACGAGAGGAGCAGTCCATGTGACAGATTACTCCAATGCGGCAAGAACCATGTTGTATGATATTCATCAATTGGAATGGGACAACTATTTATTAGAGGCGTTGGATATCCCATTGTCCATGATGCCGCAGGTTAAGCCTTCAAGCTATATTTATGGTTATACCCATGAGAAAACATTAGGTGGAGCTAACATTCCTATTGCAGGTGCAGCAGGAGACCAACAAGCGGCATTGTTTGGTCAAGGCTGTTTTGAGCCTGGTATGGTTAAAAATACATATGGTACAGGTAGTTTTATTCTCATGAATACAGGTGACCAAGGTATTTTCTCTAAGAAAGGTCTATTAACGACCATCGCTTGGGGAATAGGTGATAAGATTACGTACGCTTTAGAGGGAAGTATATTCATTGCAGGTGCTTCTATTCAATGGTTAAGAGACGAAATGCGTTTGATTTTTTCATCGGATGAAAGTGAGTATTTTGCAAATAAAGTAACTGATTCTGGTGGGGTCTACGTGGTGCCAGCATTTTCAGGATTAGGTGCTCCTTATTGGGATATGTACGCTAGAGGAGCTATATTAGGTTTAACAAGAGGTACCAATCGCAATCATATTATTAGGGCCACATTAGAATCCATAGGCTATCAATCAAGAGATGTTATCGATGCTATGGTGGAAGATGCACACATTCAACTCAATCGGTTAAGAGTTGATGGGGGGGCTTCAGCTAACAGTTTCTTACTGCAATTTCAAGCAGATATATTGGGTGTAACCGTGGACCGGCCTAAGGTGATTGAAACAACCGCATTAGGGGCAGCCTATTTGGCAGGGTTGGCAGTTGGTTTCTACGATATGCATGAATTAAAACAAAGCGGGCAGTTGGAACAATCATTTGAACCCATGATGGAAGCATCTGTACGGGAAAAAAAATACAAAGGCTGGCAGAAGGCAGTATCAAGAGCTATGGATTGGGAAGAATAGTACACATAAAGATAGACAGTAAAATAACCACATGTCACCATGTGGTTATTTTGATGAGGGGAGTATAAATAATTAATAAGGGGTTATATAGTGTATATGATATGCATTGCTACATAATAAGAAGGGTAAACAACACAATCATATATTCACATTATAGTATATATTTTATAGGATTTCAACAAAAAAATTAAATTTTTATTAAAAAAATGATAAAAACATTAATTTTTGAGGACGAAACCTATAAAACATGGGCTTTCAGCCACTTTACATAATTTCTTCAATCTCTAGGTTATCCTGGTCTTTAAGGTCAATAATGTCAGAATCTACGTTGATGATGGGCTTAGAGGGGATTGAGGGATGTATAAAAATAATGGTACCTTCTTTACCATTGGTTAGACGCACTCTTCGATGAAGATAATTATAGGCAATATGCTCTAGAAAGACAAAGAGATATTCTGTGTCCAATAGTCCATAAGACTCTTGTTCAAAAAGTCGAATAACCTTGAAGGGTGATGTTTTTTCATGGTAGGAACGAACCGATGTCATGGCATCATAGATATCTGCAATGGTAATTATTTTAGCAAAGGGATGAATTTGTTTATCTTGTAGACCAAGGGGGTATCCAGAACCGTCACTTTTTTCATGATGCATGAGTATACCCAGTTTAATGCTTTCTGATAAGGGAAGATGTTGGATGATATGATAGCCTAGCTCTGAATGTTTTTTAATAATTGAGAATTCATGATCCGTGAGTTTGCCAGGTTTATTGATGATGGCTTGATCAATTGAGAGCTTGCCAATATCATGTAATAGACCAGCAATGGTTAGTTCTCTGATTTTTTCATGATGAAAGCCCAGCCACTGTCCAAAAATATAACATAGCATGGATACATTAAGGGAATGGGAATAGGTGTACTCATCCATACTCCTTAAATGATTCAAGTAATTAAATAACTCACTTTTAGTTTTTAAAACTTTTAATAAATCATGGCTTAATTCAAATAACGCGTCCATATCAACAGAACCACCATTCCCAATATGGTTAAGCTGTGATACCACTTCTTCTTTTTTTAAGTCATAGCGGTACTTAAAGTGGTTAAATTTTTCTGTGAAGGCTTCTTGGTCGTCTGTAAGATCAAAATATGTACGTTTAGGCGAGTAATCTTTGATATCCACACTTAAAATTTGATATAGATTGAGTTTAAAAATATGATTTTGAGTCATTTCCGTATGGGCAGGAATTAGCAAAAGTCCATTATGTGTAACGACATCTTTAGCTAATGCCATACCCACTTGGATATTATGAATGCTGATTCTCTTAATGGCATAGTTCATATTAAAACCCTCTTTCAATGTGAATGTATACTTACCCATATTATACCAAAAAAAACGTAGAGATTAAACAAAATATGACATTTATTTTAGCTATATACCTTTACCGTATAAGAAATCTTAATAGTGAATGAATGTATAAAATATAAAGTTTAACACATAATACTACTGTAAAATTAGAAAAGGAGGAACTTCTTATGGCTAAGTCAAGAAAAAACAAAGGTAACAAAAGTGGTAGTATGCAAGACAACTACAGCAGTAATACAGAATTTAGCAAAGAGTTATCCGATAATCATGAGAATAACATGAAGGATAATATGCAAAACAACCATACACAAGACAACATGCAAAATAATGAAGACATGAACAACTGTAGATAATAATTGAAAAACAGTTGATGACTTCATATGCAGTGATTGACATCAAACATTCAGACACACGTTTATGATAAGTCTATTATTTTCTAAGGCATACTTAGAGAGTAATAGGCTTATTCTATTAGAGCAAGAATTTATGCTACCTTATAAGGGAAATAAAAAGTCCTAGCAGCTACTCGTGGTATTCGGTATAATAAGAGAGAAAGGGTGATAGAGACAATGGAAAAGCTATTGCAATTAATAGGTGAATCGATTTCACAGCATAAGGTTCGTCAAATTATATTAAGTAAAGTAAGGAAAAAGGATGAAG is drawn from Vallitalea pronyensis and contains these coding sequences:
- a CDS encoding SdpI family protein, which translates into the protein MKKNNMVIILSLLSLIGTFIIYNRLPEQVPMHWNMRGEVDRYDPKYMVLIIGALPLALAVLKKVLPHIDPRRDNYKKHGPAYSKIIFFTTLFLILINWTVIAISLGANLNIDLIVPVGIGVLFIIMGNYMPQFRHNYFVGIKTPWALADEDNWKKTHYIGGYVFMIDGLLFIISGLIRSETAITVLLILMFISIGYLYVYSYLLYAKSQKSK
- a CDS encoding autorepressor SdpR family transcription factor, translated to MNDVFKALSDPTRRRILELLYERDMTAGDIADSFNISKPSISHHLNILKNSKLVFTERQGQNIIYSLNTTSFQSIIKWFYDFTGKDDSHEKK
- a CDS encoding NAD(P)-dependent malic enzyme, whose amino-acid sequence is MNINEKSLVLHEKWQGKLEIVAKSKVDNKDALSIAYTPGVAEPCRRIHEHKEDVYKYTFKGNTVAVISDGTAVLGLGDIGPEAALPVMEGKAVLFKEFAGVNAIPICLDTTDTEAIIKTVTYLAPTFGGINLEDIAAPRCFEIEKRLKETLDIPVFHDDQHGTAIVVLAGVINGLKLVDKKAEHCKVVINGAGSAGIATCKLMLEEGFKNVLMCDKSGILYEGAPNMNWAQEEIARITNPSQDRGSLADALVDADIFIGVSAPGIVTEEMVSTMHPDAIVFAMANPVPEIMPDLAKEAGVRVMGTGRSDFPNQVNNVLAFPGIFRGALACRAKQITEEMKLAAAYAIASMVPDDAISEEYILPKPFDEGVSDRVAEAVILVNKKH
- the glpK gene encoding glycerol kinase GlpK, which translates into the protein MEKKYVMALDQGTTSCRAILFDKKGEVVEVAQKEFGQIYPKPGWVEHDAMEIWGTQSGVMREVLEKAGIHVNQVASIGITNQRETTVVWDKHTGKPIYNAIVWQSRQTADICEVLKEKGLENYIREHTGLVIDAYFSGTKIKWILEHVEGAREKAAQGDLLFGTMDTWLIWNMTRGAVHVTDYSNAARTMLYDIHQLEWDNYLLEALDIPLSMMPQVKPSSYIYGYTHEKTLGGANIPIAGAAGDQQAALFGQGCFEPGMVKNTYGTGSFILMNTGDQGIFSKKGLLTTIAWGIGDKITYALEGSIFIAGASIQWLRDEMRLIFSSDESEYFANKVTDSGGVYVVPAFSGLGAPYWDMYARGAILGLTRGTNRNHIIRATLESIGYQSRDVIDAMVEDAHIQLNRLRVDGGASANSFLLQFQADILGVTVDRPKVIETTALGAAYLAGLAVGFYDMHELKQSGQLEQSFEPMMEASVREKKYKGWQKAVSRAMDWEE
- a CDS encoding HD-GYP domain-containing protein is translated as MNYAIKRISIHNIQVGMALAKDVVTHNGLLLIPAHTEMTQNHIFKLNLYQILSVDIKDYSPKRTYFDLTDDQEAFTEKFNHFKYRYDLKKEEVVSQLNHIGNGGSVDMDALFELSHDLLKVLKTKSELFNYLNHLRSMDEYTYSHSLNVSMLCYIFGQWLGFHHEKIRELTIAGLLHDIGKLSIDQAIINKPGKLTDHEFSIIKKHSELGYHIIQHLPLSESIKLGILMHHEKSDGSGYPLGLQDKQIHPFAKIITIADIYDAMTSVRSYHEKTSPFKVIRLFEQESYGLLDTEYLFVFLEHIAYNYLHRRVRLTNGKEGTIIFIHPSIPSKPIINVDSDIIDLKDQDNLEIEEIM